A part of Myxococcus landrumus genomic DNA contains:
- the rpmA gene encoding 50S ribosomal protein L27, whose amino-acid sequence MAHKKGQGSSRNGRDSNPQYRGVKVYGGQEVSAGSILVRQVGTVIHAGANVKLGRDFTLYSVVDGVVKYERLGRDRKKVSVYPAAEQPSA is encoded by the coding sequence ATGGCCCATAAAAAGGGACAGGGTTCTTCGCGCAACGGTCGCGATTCCAATCCGCAATACCGCGGCGTGAAGGTTTACGGTGGCCAGGAAGTCTCTGCTGGCAGCATCCTGGTTCGCCAGGTTGGCACCGTCATTCACGCGGGCGCCAACGTGAAGCTTGGCCGCGACTTCACCCTCTATTCGGTGGTGGACGGCGTGGTGAAGTACGAGCGCCTGGGCCGCGACCGCAAGAAGGTCTCGGTCTACCCGGCTGCCGAGCAGCCCAGCGCCTGA
- the obgE gene encoding GTPase ObgE: MKFVDEVRIFVKAGDGGNGAVSFRREKFIERGGPNGGDGGNGGSVIFVADPQLTTLLDYRYQQHHRAKNGEHGMGSDCNGHGAEDMILRVPVGTLVKDHGTDELLVDLSETGQRWEAAKGGRGGLGNMNFATSTRQTPRFAQDGTKGEERTLRLELKLLADVGLLGFPNAGKSTFISRVSRARPKIADYPFTTLVPNLGMVQYKDNLSFVMADIPGIIEGASEGVGLGHQFLRHVERCKALIHLIDMGAEGEGRAPLHDFDVLNRELEKYSADLAGRPQVVAANKLDLPDAQARLGEFTEALRERGIRVYPVSCATGEGMQALMDAVAEVLFTGRTDKLHVEPPPGAKKRAAGKSVAKQTIAAVKASAQKAAGAKGAATSKSSTKSAAKKATGAKGSAKKQTPAKGAVKKAAAKKATGKKSSGSKAPSVKQAVKKGAAKKAAAKKPSSAKKGTVAKKSATKAAAKKSAPVKKSSPKAKKPAARKSGGRR, translated from the coding sequence ATGAAGTTCGTCGATGAGGTCCGCATCTTCGTGAAGGCGGGCGATGGCGGTAATGGCGCGGTGTCCTTCCGGCGCGAGAAGTTCATCGAGCGCGGTGGCCCCAACGGTGGTGATGGCGGCAACGGAGGGTCGGTCATCTTCGTGGCTGATCCTCAGCTGACCACGCTGCTGGACTACCGCTATCAACAGCATCACCGGGCGAAGAACGGTGAGCACGGCATGGGCAGCGACTGCAACGGTCACGGGGCCGAGGACATGATCCTCCGTGTGCCGGTGGGGACGCTGGTGAAGGACCACGGCACGGACGAGCTGCTCGTGGACCTGAGCGAGACCGGTCAGCGCTGGGAGGCGGCGAAGGGCGGGCGGGGTGGCCTGGGGAACATGAACTTCGCGACCTCGACGCGGCAGACGCCGCGCTTCGCCCAGGATGGGACGAAGGGCGAGGAGCGCACGCTCCGGCTGGAGCTGAAGCTGCTGGCGGACGTGGGCCTGCTGGGCTTCCCGAACGCGGGCAAGAGCACGTTCATCTCGCGGGTGAGCCGGGCCCGGCCGAAGATCGCCGACTACCCGTTCACCACGCTGGTGCCCAACCTGGGCATGGTCCAGTACAAGGACAACCTGTCGTTCGTGATGGCGGACATCCCCGGCATCATCGAGGGGGCCAGCGAGGGCGTGGGCCTGGGGCACCAGTTCCTGCGGCACGTCGAGCGCTGCAAGGCGCTGATCCACCTCATCGACATGGGCGCCGAGGGCGAGGGCCGGGCTCCGCTGCATGACTTCGACGTGCTGAACCGCGAGCTGGAGAAGTACAGCGCTGATCTCGCGGGCCGGCCCCAGGTGGTCGCGGCGAACAAGCTGGACCTCCCGGACGCGCAGGCGCGGCTCGGGGAGTTCACCGAGGCCCTGCGTGAGCGCGGCATTCGCGTGTACCCGGTGTCCTGCGCCACGGGCGAGGGCATGCAGGCGTTGATGGACGCGGTGGCCGAGGTGCTGTTCACCGGCCGCACCGACAAGCTCCATGTGGAGCCGCCGCCCGGCGCGAAGAAGCGTGCGGCTGGCAAGTCGGTGGCGAAGCAGACCATCGCGGCGGTGAAGGCGTCGGCACAGAAGGCCGCCGGTGCGAAGGGGGCCGCGACCTCGAAGTCCTCGACGAAGAGCGCCGCGAAGAAGGCCACGGGTGCGAAGGGCTCCGCGAAGAAGCAGACGCCGGCGAAGGGCGCGGTGAAGAAGGCCGCTGCGAAGAAGGCGACTGGCAAGAAGAGCAGCGGCTCGAAGGCTCCCTCGGTGAAGCAGGCCGTCAAGAAGGGCGCTGCGAAGAAGGCTGCCGCGAAGAAGCCGTCCAGCGCGAAGAAGGGGACCGTGGCGAAGAAGTCCGCCACGAAGGCCGCGGCCAAGAAGTCGGCGCCGGTGAAGAAGTCCTCGCCGAAGGCGAAGAAGCCCGCGGCGCGCAAGTCGGGCGGGAGGCGCTAG
- a CDS encoding TrmH family RNA methyltransferase, producing MSGGGPRYERFEKVKVEPEQFLLDVRKEKIDRVVSQRTRNFTVVLDRLEDSFNMAAVLRTCESMGVQEVHVVINPEAPFLPNSRVAQGCDKWLDVKLYKSFAECREHLKSRGFQLYASAIREGATSLYTLRFDTKVAIVLGNERFGVSDDVLNAVDGTFWIPMRGFSQSLNISAAASACISRAIAWRDEHLEGGSGDLPPEEAQALRERFYVLAIKQRKRLFKKQP from the coding sequence ATGTCCGGCGGAGGCCCCCGTTACGAGCGCTTCGAGAAGGTGAAGGTCGAGCCGGAGCAGTTCCTGCTCGACGTGCGCAAGGAGAAGATTGACCGCGTCGTCAGTCAGCGCACGCGCAACTTCACGGTGGTCCTCGACCGGCTGGAAGACAGCTTCAACATGGCCGCGGTGCTGCGCACCTGCGAGTCCATGGGCGTGCAGGAAGTGCACGTCGTCATCAACCCGGAAGCGCCCTTCCTCCCCAACTCGCGGGTGGCGCAGGGCTGCGACAAGTGGCTGGACGTGAAGCTGTACAAGTCCTTCGCGGAGTGCCGGGAGCACCTCAAGTCTCGAGGGTTCCAGTTGTACGCCTCGGCCATTCGCGAAGGCGCCACCAGCCTCTACACGCTGCGCTTCGACACGAAGGTGGCCATCGTCCTCGGCAACGAGCGCTTCGGCGTGAGCGACGACGTGCTCAACGCCGTGGACGGCACCTTCTGGATTCCCATGCGGGGCTTCAGTCAGAGCCTGAACATCTCGGCGGCGGCCTCGGCGTGTATCAGCCGGGCCATCGCCTGGCGGGATGAGCACCTGGAGGGCGGCTCGGGGGACCTGCCGCCGGAAGAGGCGCAGGCCCTGCGCGAGCGCTTCTACGTGCTGGCCATCAAACAGAGGAAGCGGCTCTTCAAGAAGCAGCCATGA
- the rplU gene encoding 50S ribosomal protein L21 gives MYAVIRTGGKQYRVAEGDVLRIEKIAGDIGTEVSFTDILLLGGTDSPKVGRPTVAGARVVGKVLAQDKHRRVLNFRKEKEGWTRRRGHRQPYTEVKVTSISG, from the coding sequence ATGTACGCAGTGATTCGCACGGGCGGAAAGCAGTATCGCGTCGCCGAGGGCGATGTGCTCCGGATCGAGAAGATTGCCGGCGACATCGGTACCGAGGTGTCCTTCACCGACATCCTGCTGCTGGGCGGCACGGACAGCCCCAAGGTGGGTCGTCCGACGGTTGCCGGCGCGCGCGTCGTGGGCAAGGTGCTGGCGCAGGATAAGCACCGCCGCGTCCTCAATTTCCGCAAGGAGAAGGAGGGCTGGACCCGCCGCCGTGGTCACCGTCAGCCGTATACCGAGGTGAAGGTCACCTCCATCTCCGGCTAA